Proteins encoded in a region of the Chelonoidis abingdonii isolate Lonesome George chromosome 2, CheloAbing_2.0, whole genome shotgun sequence genome:
- the IRX2 gene encoding iroquois-class homeodomain protein IRX-2, which produces MSYPQGYLYQPPGSLALYSCPTYGASALAAPRSEELARSSSGSAFSPYPGSAAFTAQAAATGFTSPLQYSTDPATGFPSYMGSPYDAHTTGMTGAISYHPYGSPAYSYQLNDPAYRKNATRDATATLKAWLNEHRKNPYPTKGEKIMLAIITKMTLTQVSTWFANARRRLKKENKMTWAPRNKSEDEDEDEGDAARSKEESSDKVQESNETSAEDEGISLQVDSLTDHSCSAESDGEKLPCRVGDTLCESGSDCKDKYEDIEDDEDEDDEAERDLPAKSVTSSPLTGVEAPLLNHPHEDASRNSNKTTLDNRISETQTIKPKLWSLAEIATSDLKNQNVGQSCQPPALSSVTPSSTSHSSAYSPSSLLGRHIYYTSPFYTNYTNYGNFNALQSQGILRYNSAAMASNEGLSQTVLNTSSVHKQSTDSLKTITNQLEQHYRPSSYESKKDPTDVCTVGVQPYL; this is translated from the exons ATGTCCTATCCTCAGGGTTACCTCTACCAGCCCCCCGGTTCGCTGGCTCTGTACTCCTGCCCGACGTACGGGGCGTCGGCTCTGGCGGCCCCCAGGAGCGAAGAGCTGGCCAGGTCTTCGTCCGGTTCGGCGTTCAGCCCTTACCCGGGATCGGCAGCTTTCACAGCCCAGGCGGCGGCCACAGGCTTCACCAGCCCGCTCCAGTACTCCACAGACCCCGCCACGGGATTCCCTTCCTACATG GGCTCTCCTTACGATGCTCATACGACGGGGATGACCGGGGCTATCAGTTACCATCCGTATGGCAGTCCTGCTTACTCTTACCAGCTGAATGATCCCGCTTACAGGAAAAACGCCACCCGAGATGCAACCGCCACCCTGAAGGCCTGGCTAAATGAGCACAGGAAGAACCCCTACCCCACTAAGGGCGAGAAGATCATGCTGGCCATCATCACCAAGATGACCCTCACCCAGGTTTCCACCTGGTTCGCCAACGCCAGGAGGAGGCTCAAGAAGGAGAACAAGATGACTTGGGCTCCCCGCAACAAAAGCGAAGATGAAGATGAAGACGAAGGAGATGCGGCAAGAAGTAAGGAGGAAAGTTCGGACAAGGTGCAGGAAAGCAATGAAACTTCAGCAGAGGACGAAG GGATCAGCTTGCAGGTTGACTCGCTCACGGATCACTCCTGCTCCGCGGAGTCTGATGGGGAGAAGTTGCCCTGCCGAGTAGGGGACACGCTCTGCGAGTCCGGATCAGACTGCAAGGACAAATACGAGGACATCGAGGACGACGAGGATGAAGATGATGAAGCAGAGAGAGACCTTCCCGCTAAGTCTGTGACTTCCTCCCCCCTCACCGGAGTGGAAGCCCCCCTCCTTAATCACCCTCACGAGGACGCTTCAAGGAACTCCAATAAAACTACTTTGGACAACAGGATTTCCGAGACACAGACCATTAAGCCCAAGCTCTGGTCTCTAGCTGAAATAGCCACCTCGGACCTTAAAAATCAGAACGTGGGCCAAAGCTGTCAGCCACCGGCGTTATCTTCAGTAACCCCCTCTTCTACTTCGCACAGCTCCGCCTACTCTCCCTCTTCTCTCTTAGGAAGGCACATTTATTACACTTCACCTTTTTATACCAATTATACAAACTATGGGAACTTTAACGCACTCCAGAGCCAGGGGATCCTGAGATATAACTCCGCAGCAATGGCTTCGAACGAGGGACTAAGTCAGACTGTACTAAATACAAGCTCTGTTCACAAACAGAGCACTGACTCTTTGAAAACGATCACTAACCAGCTAGAACAACATTACAGGCCCTCTAGTTATGAGTCTAAGAAAG ATCCCACTGACGTCTGCACAGTAGGAGTACAACCATACCTATAG